Genomic DNA from Candidatus Koribacter versatilis Ellin345:
TCTCACTCGTTTCTGAAGAAGACGCGCGGCAACCGCTGCGTCCCGACGGCTGGTCACGGAAGGAAATCCTCGGACATCTCGTCGATTCTGCTTGTATCAATCACGTTCGGATCGTCTTTGCGACGACGCTCGACGGCTACGAGTGTCCGAAGTACGATCAGGACGCGTGGGTCGTACTCCACGGCTACGCGCAGGTGCCATGGCCAGCGATCCTGGATCAGTGGCGGGCTCGCTATACCTGGATGGCGGAGATGGTCACTAATCTTCCGGATGCCGCCCTCGATCGCCAGTTCACGATCACCGGGTTCCCACCTACGACGATTGCGGACTGGATCAACGACTGTCTCCAGCACCTCGATCATCACGTCCATCAGATCGTGACCGTACCTGCCACAACCTAGTCTGCAGACAAACTGCGAAGTACTGCCATCGCCGCGTCAGCCTTGCTCGCGGGTATGAACAGATGATCGTGGTAGAACGCAGAGATTGTGTTCGCGGGAATTCCGGCTTGCGTCAGCTTAGCTGCGATCGCGGCGAGAAACCCAACCGCTTCGAGCGCCGAGTGGACGGTGAGGGTGATCATCCGACAGGGAAACGCGAAGGAAAGCCCGGCGCGTTCAGCCTCGCTACGTTCGAGGATCAACGTATTTCCTTCTTTCTCAGCGATCGTAGCGAACAGGCGAAGTCCTGCCGGTATCGGCTCGCCGAGCGAAAGCGCGACGTACACGAACTCCTGCGGCTGCAGTTCGGGCTTCATCCCTGCGAGAAGCGTCCGAAGATCCATTTCACCAGCA
This window encodes:
- a CDS encoding DinB family protein, whose amino-acid sequence is MDAAEQKLSLVSEEDARQPLRPDGWSRKEILGHLVDSACINHVRIVFATTLDGYECPKYDQDAWVVLHGYAQVPWPAILDQWRARYTWMAEMVTNLPDAALDRQFTITGFPPTTIADWINDCLQHLDHHVHQIVTVPATT
- a CDS encoding ACT domain-containing protein, with the translated sequence MDLRTLLAGMKPELQPQEFVYVALSLGEPIPAGLRLFATIAEKEGNTLILERSEAERAGLSFAFPCRMITLTVHSALEAVGFLAAIAAKLTQAGIPANTISAFYHDHLFIPASKADAAMAVLRSLSAD